Genomic window (Daucus carota subsp. sativus chromosome 5, DH1 v3.0, whole genome shotgun sequence):
taaaaaaaactattaacGTTTCtcatattttagtaaaattttaaacaatctcaattgaatatcatcatatttttaaatataatttaaaattctgattGAATGCCATCGGATTTTATatactaaattaaaattctaactaATTATCCCaagattttgatatatttctaaaaatttgGATGAACACCCtcgaatttcataaaatttaaaatttcaattaaatacagcttcttaatattttaatataaattattataagttCTGATCTCACCACTCCTCCGTGACCAATACCAGTATAGTATCACTCCACACATCCCTCTCTAATACCCTGTACTCATCATTTCTTATAACCATGGGGACCGATACTCCGGTAGGCAGAACGTGAAAAAAGACACTTTTTAAATTCACTTACTAATCAGTTGTACGCTAATACAGGTACACTAAACTTTTAATACTCCTACTTCTACACTGCAAATTTATTAAACCCAACTGTATATGCCTGCTGATAATCAAGGCAATATCCTACAACTACCTCATTATCACTTTCAAAATAAACATTGTGAACTTCTTGTTcttgaaaatcaaaatttccTATAATGGTTCTCTGATAAACGATAGCCAAGTCTCAAAATTGATGAAAGTAGCCTCCGAACATGCAACGAATTTGCTGAGACCATTCCGAACGAAGTTGGGGAGATTATTGGTTATTGATCGTTATCATGGTTGTAGAAATCGTGAATCGGAGCTAATCAGTTAGACATGTCGATTCAAGATTTATTGGAGATTTTTctgataaatttgaaatttttagttaaatcaGAATATAATTGGTAAAaccttttttaaaaattaattgagaATTTCTCAATTAATCGAAACACTGAATTCGAAACTGATAAAAGTAATTTAGTTTATTGATTTAGCACCGAACTCATAATTAATAACCTACTGCTAGTACTGCTTCTTGAGTAGGAGTAGTTCTTATCAATAATGTATAGTCCATTAATATATTTCGGGTCCGATTTGATTGGCCATTAATAGATTCAACAACTTCGTGCACTCTATACAGTTCTTTTtattaagtgggtgtttgtgttggacttataagtccagcGATTATAAGTTAGGAAcatttattcgtaccgtttgtgtaataagtcaataagcacttataaaaagctaggaatgctagcttttgtttcagggtttctacttatttcccaaacactttaatcacttataagtcttatcttgcttctaacttctactccacttatttattttaggcaagaagcacttattttaaattcacccaaacggcccctaattTTTACAAGTATACACTGGAAGTCTTTctccaaattattttattttctccttCTGTTCATGATTTCTATACAGAGCTGcagagaagaaaaaaaagtaccATAATGTACGTAAATATGGGAAGCATGCAGCTGCAATGCCTCGCACTATCTGCTCTCATTTTTCTTGTCACTGCCGGAGCTAGTAAAGTCCCGGCAGTGATCGTGTTCGGAGATTCGTCTGTGGATGCAGGAAACaataatcagattttaactCTTCTGAAGAGTAATTTTCCGCCTTACGGGCGTGATTTTGTGGGAGGGGAGGCAACGGGAAGATTTTCGAATGGTCGGATTCCGCCTGATTTTATATCGGAGGCTTTTGGACTGAAGCCCTTCGTGCCGGCTTATTTGGACccgaattataatatttcagaTTTCGCTATTGGTGTTTGCTTTGCTTCTGCTGGCACTGGCTATGACACGGCTACTTCTGATGTTCTGGTAACCTACATTACATGCATGTTTAAAGAGAATCTGATACTCGTTGTGTTAGAATATAATGATCCcggtaaaaaaaattcattccaCGACCCAACGCAAATTTTAATACATTAGTAGGCACCAATTTACATTAAaaccaaattatatatttgtttttcaaaGCATCTGTGTCGAAAGCCTGATTCCGCCGCTGATTTAGCCTTTTAGGTAATTATATcctcttttttaatattttgcagTCCGTGATCCCTATGTGGAGAGAGTTGGAATATTTCAAACAATACCAGGACAGGCTTAAAGGCTATTTGGGTGGTAATAAAAGCAAAAAGATTGTGAACGAAGCTCTGTATCTGATCAGCCTGGGAACAAACGATTTCCTCGAAAATTATTACACACTTCCGAAGAGAAGATTAGAGTATAATGTGGACAAGTACGAAGATTTTCTGGTGGGAATTGCAGAGAATTTC
Coding sequences:
- the LOC108220146 gene encoding GDSL esterase/lipase At2g42990, with protein sequence MYVNMGSMQLQCLALSALIFLVTAGASKVPAVIVFGDSSVDAGNNNQILTLLKSNFPPYGRDFVGGEATGRFSNGRIPPDFISEAFGLKPFVPAYLDPNYNISDFAIGVCFASAGTGYDTATSDVLSVIPMWRELEYFKQYQDRLKGYLGGNKSKKIVNEALYLISLGTNDFLENYYTLPKRRLEYNVDKYEDFLVGIAENFLRQVYGLGGRKMSVTGLPPMGCLPLERTTNLLKGLGDTCIESYNNVSRSFNAKLGDLVKMLNQELPGAKIVSANSYSIFYHIIKRPSLYGFEYSNVACCSTGLYEMGYLCNQFNPCTCADANKYVFWDSFHPSEKTNQIIADYILKRYLHVFM